Within Vicinamibacteria bacterium, the genomic segment AGCTCATGCCGCCCGGAAGCTTCGCAATCCGCTCGGGCACGGTCGAGATCTTCTTTCACGATCCGGTTTCGACCGCGGGTTTGGAGCCCAGGGATCGGGCCATGCTCATGACGCGTGTCCGGGAGCCTATCGAAGAGACGCTCCGGCGTCACCGTCCCAGGGAGTCCCAGGGCCAGGAGGAAAGAGGATTCTACGAGGAGCATTGACATCGAGGCGAGTGCCCTGGTAGCATCAAAAGACTGACCGTAAGTTTCTCAGGATGGGGCACTTGAAAGAAACGCAAGTCGCCACGCGCGACGGCGACGTGGCAACATCTGCCTTTGATCCGCAACACCCTCTGTTCACCTACCGCGAGCATCTCGAGGAGTTGAAAGCCCGTCTCGAGGAAGACGGCTTCATCGCGCTGCTCCTCATCGATGTATCCGACATCAACCAGGTGGAGCGCGACTACGGGAGCGTGATTTTCGACCAGCTCATGGACATGGTTCGCGAGGTGGTTCGGGAGCTCCAGGGGACCGAGCTTCGTACCGGGGATATCGTCTCGTTGAACGAGCGGGCGGGCGACGTGTTCTTGATCTTCCTCGCACCGAGGAAGGAAGAGGAGCACCTACTCGCCGAGGATATCGAGAAGATTGGCGAGAGGGTCGAGTTCCTCCTCGCGCCCCGAGTCTCGCAAACCGCCTTCACTTACATGAAGAAACGTCCCCGCGTGTTCGTGGGCACGTCGCTGGTCTTGCACAACCCGCTGGTGAGAGCCGAACGCCTGGTCATGCGAGCGATTCAGGAGGCCCAGCAGGCGTCGAAGCTCAACAACTACCGGCGCCACCTCGAGAGCAAGAAACAGCTCCAGCGCATCATCCTCAAAGAACAGATCACCACGCTCTTCCAGCCCATCTATGACATGGAGACCGAGCGTCCCCACGGCTTCGAGGCGCTCTGCCGCGGTCCTAAGGGGACCGAGTTCTACAGTCCGATCGTTCTGTTCGACGTGGCTGACAAGACCGACCTGCTTTTCGAGCTCGACCATCTCTGCCGCCGCAAGGCCCTGGTGTCGGCCACGAAGAAAGGCGGTGGGCTCCCGAAAGACTACAAGCTCTTCATCAATACACTGCCCTTCTCGATGCGAGATCCTCACTTCCAGGGGCAGGATCTCATCGATCTGCTGGGAAGAAACCTCGCTCCGGATCAGATCGTTCTCGAGGTCAACGAGAAATACGCTATCGACAACTACCACTTGTTTCGCGATGCGATGAAGTACTTTCAACATTTGGGCTGCCTCATCGCCATCGACGACATGGGAGCCGAACATTCCGGGCTCGACAAGATCGTGGAGCTTCAGCCGAACTACGTGAAGCTCGACATAAAGCTCGTGCGAGACATCCACACAAGCTTCGTCAAGAAGGAGATGGTGCAGAGCTTCAAGTCCCTGGCGGACAAGATCGATGCCCGACTCATTGCCGAAGGAATCGAGAAGAAGGAGGAGCTCGATGTCGTTCGCGAGATCGGTGTGAGCTTCGTCCAGGGCAATTCGCTCGGCAAGCCGATGCAGGGCTTCCAGATCACCCCAACCGGCAGCTGATCTTCAAGAGATCTCCAGGGCCACGTAGAGTAGCTCGCCGTCACGCTCCACCCACAGGGCGATCGGATCTCCGGGACCATAGCGGGCGATGGTCGCTTTGAGCTCGGCAAGGCTTCGGATCTCGTTCCGATTCACCTCGTGGATGACGTCGCCGGGCAGAAGCCCCCCACCCTGCCACGGAGTAGCCTCCCGGGCGCGGGCGGCGACGACGACTCCGCTCGGAATCCGCAGCCCGGTGAACATCTGTCGGAGCCTGTCGTCCAGATCGATGCCGAGGATGCCGAGCTCGGGCACCAGGTTTCGATCGGGATGAACCAGCCCGGCGAACCGGTAGGGATGCTCGCGCCTCTCCACGACCTCGACCTCGAGCGTGAGCTCGCTCGCTCCCCGGAGTATTCCGAGCCGGGCTCGTTCTCCCACCCGCTTCTGGTAGAGGTTCACTTCGAGCTGCCGCCCGTTCTCCATGGTTCTTCCGTCCAGGGTCAGAATCAGATCGCCGGACTCCAAACCTGCCTTCCCCGCGGGACCATCCGGCGTGACGTCGGAAACGATGACTCCCCAGGATCTGGGCAAGTCCAGCCCGCTTGCCAGCAAGGGTGTAATCGTCTGCACCGACGCTCCGATCTCACCCCGTGCCACCCGGCCGGTGGATCGAATTTGATCGAATACGTTGCGCACGATATTGGCGGGAGCGGCGAAGCCGACGCCCTCGTTTCCGCCCGACTGCGAAAGGATCATCGTATTGATACCCACGACCTTGCCGTCGGTGTCCACCAGAGGCCCGCCGCTGTTTCCGGGGTTGATCGACGCATCGGTCTGGACGTAGATCATCGGGTCGCCCTCGCGAAGTTGGCGCGCCTTGGCGCTCACCACGCCCATCGTGACGGAGTTCTCTAGCCCGAGCGGGCTTCCGAATGCGAAGACGAGCTCGCCGGGCCGTAGCCGGTCGGAATCCCCGAGCTCCAGGTGGAAATGCCCGTCGCCCTCGGTCTTCAGGACGGCCAGATCCGTCTCCAGGTCGATCCCCACGATCTGGGCTCCGGCGAGTCGACCCCGTGAGCCTAGAATCGAGCTGCCTTCGTCCCGCTGCGGAATGAGGACTCGCACCCGACGGGCCCCGCTCACCACGTGTGCGTTCGTCACGATATAGCCGTCGGATGAAAGGACGACCCCCGAGCCCCGGCTCATCTGCTCCGAGATGAGCTCCCCGGTGACGATGCCGCTCGCGGCGGAGAAGCCGGACGCGAGAATCTGGACGACGGCGGGGTTGACGCTCTCGGCCAGGGCGCCGAAGGAGTCGCTCAACGCGTCGAGGCTCGGCTTCGACTGCATTGGGGCGGGCACGAGACTCGGCGCGGTGACGACGAGACCGAGGAGCGCGAGCCGGATCATATGCGGGTCACGGCGACGAGATTGACGTCATCGGGCAGCGGTTTTCTCTCACCGAAATCCAGCGCCCGCTCCATCGTTTCGCGAATCACCTCTTCGCCGTCACGCCCCGCCAGCTCGGTGAGTACGCGTCTCAACTCTTCGTCTTCGAACATGGCCCCGCTGCTGTTGGCAATCGACCCGAGGCCGTCCGAGCCCGCGAGCAGGACATCACCCGGGTGGAGCTCGAGGCTCCTCGACTCGTAGGGCACGAGGTCCGGCTCCAGCAAACCCAGAGGAGGTCCGGCCACGGCGAACTCGTCCAGACACCCTTTGGCCCGCAGGATGAAGGGATAGGGAAGCCCGGCGTTCGAGAACGGCACCGCGTGCGAGTCCGAGCGAATGTCGAACACCGCCGCGGCGGCGTACATGCTATTGGGCAGCACGGCGTGGAGACGGCGGTTCATCTCCGAGAGTAGCGCCTGCGGAGTCTCGGCGCCTGTCGCCGACTCCTGGAACACGCCCTTCAGAAGCATCGTCGAAAGCGCAGCCTGAACGCCATGCCCGATCACGTCGGAGACCAGCAGGACCGCACGCCCATCCTCCGGCTCGGCCACATCGACGAAGTCGCCCCCGATCGCTTCACATGGCTGATAAAGGGTCGCAAAACGATAGCCTGTCACTTGGGGAAAATTCTTCGGGAGTAGGCTCTGTTGCACCCGGGCCGCCATCTCGAGCTCGCGCTCGAGAAATCGATGCTTGACCTCGAGCGCCTCGTGTCGGCTGAGAAGCGAATCCAGCTCTCTCACCTTTTCGCGCAGCATCCTCCTCAGGCTCTTCTCCGCCAGGGCGTTCGAGACGATATTGAGGAGAGCATCGTTGTCCCAGGGTTTCTCGAGATAGTGGTAGAGTCCCACCTCGTTGATTGCCTTGATGGCGTTCTCTTTGTCGGCGTAGCCGGTCAGGAGGAGCCGGATCGCGTCGGGCTGCAGCTCTTTGACTGCCTTCAGCAGCTCGATC encodes:
- a CDS encoding SpoIIE family protein phosphatase → MSAKVPSVLIVDDEEMVISSLRGVFALQTDYEIHASTSPREAMEQVSRTPIDVVISDFLMPEMNGIELLKAVKELQPDAIRLLLTGYADKENAIKAINEVGLYHYLEKPWDNDALLNIVSNALAEKSLRRMLREKVRELDSLLSRHEALEVKHRFLERELEMAARVQQSLLPKNFPQVTGYRFATLYQPCEAIGGDFVDVAEPEDGRAVLLVSDVIGHGVQAALSTMLLKGVFQESATGAETPQALLSEMNRRLHAVLPNSMYAAAAVFDIRSDSHAVPFSNAGLPYPFILRAKGCLDEFAVAGPPLGLLEPDLVPYESRSLELHPGDVLLAGSDGLGSIANSSGAMFEDEELRRVLTELAGRDGEEVIRETMERALDFGERKPLPDDVNLVAVTRI
- a CDS encoding EAL domain-containing protein; the protein is MKETQVATRDGDVATSAFDPQHPLFTYREHLEELKARLEEDGFIALLLIDVSDINQVERDYGSVIFDQLMDMVREVVRELQGTELRTGDIVSLNERAGDVFLIFLAPRKEEEHLLAEDIEKIGERVEFLLAPRVSQTAFTYMKKRPRVFVGTSLVLHNPLVRAERLVMRAIQEAQQASKLNNYRRHLESKKQLQRIILKEQITTLFQPIYDMETERPHGFEALCRGPKGTEFYSPIVLFDVADKTDLLFELDHLCRRKALVSATKKGGGLPKDYKLFINTLPFSMRDPHFQGQDLIDLLGRNLAPDQIVLEVNEKYAIDNYHLFRDAMKYFQHLGCLIAIDDMGAEHSGLDKIVELQPNYVKLDIKLVRDIHTSFVKKEMVQSFKSLADKIDARLIAEGIEKKEELDVVREIGVSFVQGNSLGKPMQGFQITPTGS
- a CDS encoding trypsin-like peptidase domain-containing protein; protein product: MIRLALLGLVVTAPSLVPAPMQSKPSLDALSDSFGALAESVNPAVVQILASGFSAASGIVTGELISEQMSRGSGVVLSSDGYIVTNAHVVSGARRVRVLIPQRDEGSSILGSRGRLAGAQIVGIDLETDLAVLKTEGDGHFHLELGDSDRLRPGELVFAFGSPLGLENSVTMGVVSAKARQLREGDPMIYVQTDASINPGNSGGPLVDTDGKVVGINTMILSQSGGNEGVGFAAPANIVRNVFDQIRSTGRVARGEIGASVQTITPLLASGLDLPRSWGVIVSDVTPDGPAGKAGLESGDLILTLDGRTMENGRQLEVNLYQKRVGERARLGILRGASELTLEVEVVERREHPYRFAGLVHPDRNLVPELGILGIDLDDRLRQMFTGLRIPSGVVVAARAREATPWQGGGLLPGDVIHEVNRNEIRSLAELKATIARYGPGDPIALWVERDGELLYVALEIS